A segment of the Lolium perenne isolate Kyuss_39 chromosome 3, Kyuss_2.0, whole genome shotgun sequence genome:
CTGAACGATGGCGATGCTGGGAGACTGACAGCCCGAAGGATCATTGCTGACGATTTGGTGCCGCACAAAGTCCTGGACGCCGTCGACTTGTGTCCTGCTCAACCACCGGCGGAAGGAGGCGTTCCTCGACAGGGGAGGAGGGTATGGGGCCTTGGGTTGCGGCGCCCTCGTCGATCTGCTGGCCACCGTCTTGCCTGCACCGCGGGGGACCTTCTCCCGCCGGCCGCGGCCGTCGCCCGCGCTGCTCGTCCACAGCAGCCACCAGGACGACGGGTGCAGCTCCGCCGCTCCCCTGCCATGGTCTCGCTCGCCCCCTGCCTGCGCTCGCTCGCCACTGGGACGAGCACAACCGTGGCGGCCGGCCGGCGCATATCCACCCACGCGCGCGTCCCGCGTGTGTGAG
Coding sequences within it:
- the LOC127344279 gene encoding uncharacterized protein, producing the protein MATGSTSHTRDARVGGYAPAGRHGCARPSGERAQAGGERDHGRGAAELHPSSWWLLWTSSAGDGRGRREKVPRGAGKTVASRSTRAPQPKAPYPPPLSRNASFRRWLSRTQVDGVQDFVRHQIVSNDPSGCQSPSIAIVQVDKSTAGRPPLWWRLPTFRRLWVCLHPKEGFRAWYLMGTICPAVGTICPVARPWMPRTSLSSGHWVYMMDSNTIKYDVKEHLNMLLVEMCDFLFKTWAYGLYCMKKAV